One Paroedura picta isolate Pp20150507F chromosome 16, Ppicta_v3.0, whole genome shotgun sequence genomic region harbors:
- the LOC143824981 gene encoding uncharacterized protein LOC143824981 isoform X2, with product MVGAQQIEMQAAAVPVVAPAGGSAGGSSSDHQYECLECGKVFKWSSRLIHHQRTHTGERPYKCSECPKAFKGSSALLYHQRGHTGERPYKCGECGKAFKRSSLLQIHQSVHTGLRAFKCAQCGLAFKWSSHYQYHLRQHTGERPYPCPACDKAFKNSSSLRRHRHTHTGERPYVCPVCGKAFTQSTNLRQHQRVHTGERPYRCQDCGKAFTHSSNLALHCRSAHAARPAHTCVICGKAFASDAYLQRHLETHADVAPPAQLFLEESTATVEMLFRCSVCHLTFPLQEQLLTHQEVHLAPPEPPPLPPPPVQEEVTATCVASPVPPLACSVCSKTFKSAAGLARHQQSQHSSDRTYTCAVCERSFPALASLLGHQRSHPPAEHRLEEAEVTCPAQAEPAPAAAVTTPPPPERPYVCGECGKAFKGSSGLRYHLRDHTGERPYACGECGKAFKRSSLLRIHQRVHTGLRAFTCPTCGLAFKWASHYQYHLRQHTGERPYACQDCGKAFKNTSCLRRHQQLHTGERPFACQTCGKAFTQTSNLRQHQRVHTGERPYRCRDCGKAFTHSSNLALHRRTHSRERPFQCPVCSKAFVMASYLQRHLRTHNSPETPARPAAPSPAATQEVQIMPNLQATLNVEVSGSPAPAGPSNTQTFLLVQTAQGLQLIPSVQQPPQQQQLPPPPQNSPPKLILLPSPQVVPAAPAAPATFTLLPSTPVTPSKPGPARQSKSKKPVPLPPPPPPVSGGQNIILMPSSTGPSMQPLSNVHIQRTSGLQAGGQNVIVLQSLPEQQTGTVQIQAMPTVAPSTGTLQIQALQPSQQLQSLPAAPQGSTLQIQALPAAQQTGTIQIQALPHSQQTGFLQIQSLPLPQNTVQIQSLPTSQPTGAVQIQNLSSCPATGTMQFQTLQPSQKVNTVQFQAVSSSQQMGTLQIQTLKPAQQMGPLQLQALPSAQQTSPLQIQSLSPSSQSVTGVEIQGLSPSQQLDGTIQLQGLVSSQEEQQLQSSEEIASIQLQTLSQPQELSEVESALSSSHELSGVELQQGSSAEEESQNLIVVQNSPGDELLGPGSEVESLEGVQDMHFETLQTEEGVQNVLVLRGAGGEQTRLCVQEVENIQTVQELPGLQLQGPEGGSGSGQNLLIIRSAQGEQTLQVLESVPTLQINSPESAQPASDGGSPSQMVQLLQSPGASQGLPSIQIVQTVPNMQLVHTF from the coding sequence ATGGTGGGAGCCCAGCAGATAGAGATGCAGGCCGCGGCAGTGCCGGTTGTGGCCCCGGCAGGGGGCAGCGCTGGTGGGAGCAGCAGCGATCACCAGTATGAATGCCTGGAATGTGGCAAGGTGTTCAAGTGGTCTTCACGGCTCATCCACCACCAGAGGACTCATACGGGCGAGCGGCCTTACAAGTGCTCCGAGTGCCCCAAGGCCTTCAAGGGGTCATCGGCCTTGCTCTACCACCAGCGCGGGCACACGGGCGAGCGACCTTACAAGTGCGGCGAATGCGGCAAAGCGTTCAAACGTTCCTCATTGCTCCAGATCCACCAGAGCGTGCACACTGGCTTGCGCGCCTTCAAGTGTGCTCAGTGCGGCCTGGCCTTTAAGTGGTCCTCCCACTACCAGTACCACCTGCGCCAGCACACCGGGGAACGCCCCTACCCCTGCCCGGCGTGCGACAAGGCCTTTAAGAACTCCTCCAGCCTACGGCGGCACCGCCATACCCACACGGGAGAACGCCCTTACGTCTGCCCCGTCTGCGGCAAAGCCTTCACGCAGTCCACCAACCTGCGGCAGCACCAGCGCGTGCACACCGGCGAGAGGCCCTACCGGTGCCAGGACTGCGGAAAGGCCTTTACTCACTCTTCGAATCTGGCGCTCCACTGCCGATCGGCGCACGCCGCCCGCCCTGCCCACACCTGTGTCATCTGCGGCAAAGCCTTTGCCTCGGACGCCTACCTGCAGCGTCACTTGGAGACCCACGCCGATGTCGCCCCTCCAGCGCAGCTTTTCCTCGAGGAATCGACGGCCACTGTCGAGATGCTCTTCCGGTGCAGCGTCTGCCACCTCACCTTTCCCCTTCAGGAGCAGCTGCTGACCCaccaggaagtgcacctggccccGCCCGAGCCGCCACCTCTCCCCCCTCCGCCCGTGCAGGAGGAGGTGACGGCAACGTGCGTGGCGTCCCCCGTGCCCCCGTTGGCTTGCTCGGTGTGCAGCAAGACTTTCAAGAGCGCGGCGGGCTTGGCGCGGCACCAGCAGAGCCAGCACTCTTCCGATCGCACCTACACCTGCGCAGTGTGCGAGCGCTCTTTCCCGGCGCTGGCCAGCCTGCTGGGCCACCAGCGTTCCCACCCCCCAGCGGAGCACCGGCTGGAAGAGGCCGAGGTGACGTGCCCGGCACAGGCCGAGCCGGCGCCTGCCGCCGCAGTGaccacgccccctccccccgagcgGCCCTACGTTTGCGGGGAATGCGGGAAGgctttcaagggctcctccgGGCTGCGCTATCACCTGCGCGACCACACCGGGGAACGCCCGTATGCCTGCGGGGAGTGCGGGAAAGCCTTCAAGCGCTCTTCCTTGCTGCGGATTCACCAGCGGGTTCACACGGGGCTCCGTGCCTTCACCTGCCCCACATGTGGGCTGGCATTCAAGTGGGCCTCTCATTACCAGTACCATTTGCGGCAGCACACGGGGGAGCGCCCCTACGCTTGCCAGGACTGCGGGAAAGCCTTTAAGAACACCTCGTGCCTGCGCCGGCACCAGCAGCTGCACACCGGGGAGCGCCCCTTTGCCTGCCAGACCTGCGGCAAGGCGTTCACCCAGACGTCCAACCTGCGGCAGCACCAGCGAGTCCACACCGGCGAAAGGCCCTATCGTTGCCGGGACTGCGGGAAGGCCTTCACCCACTCCTCCAACCTGGCGCTGCACCGACGGACTCATTCGCGGGAGCGTCCCTTCCAGTGCCCGGTGTGCTCCAAGGCCTTCGTCATGGCCTCGTACTTGCAGCGCCACTTGCGCACCCACAACAGCCCGGagacgcccgcccgcccggctgcCCCCTCGCCCGCTGCCACTCAGGAGGTGCAAATCATGCCCAACCTGCAGGCCACGCTGAACGTGGAGGTGAGCGGCAGCCCAGCCCCAGCTGGCCCTTCCAACACGCAGACTTTCCTGCTGGTGCAGACGGCGCAGGGCCTGCAACTCATCCCCAGTGTGCAGCagccgccgcagcagcagcaactgCCACCGCCCCCCCAAAACTCACCCCCCAAACTGATCCTGCTGCCCAGCCCCCAAGTGGTACCCGCAGCGCCTGCGGCTCCGGCCACCTTTACCCTCTTGCCAAGCACCCCTGTCACCCCAAGCAAGCCTGGCCCAGCCCGGCAAAGCAAAAgcaagaagcctgttccactgccaccgccaccaccccCGGTGTCTGGTGGCCAGAACATCATTTTGATGCCCAGCAGCACTGGGCCCAGCATGCAGCCTCTCTCTAATGTGCACATCCAGAGGACTTCGGGGTTGCAGGCAGGCGGACAGAACGTTATTGTCCTCCAGAGTTTGCCCGAGCAGCAAACGGGTACGGTGCAGATCCAGGCCATGCCGACTGTCGCCCCTTCGACAGGCACGCTCCAGATCCAAGCCCTACAGCCCTCTCAGCAGCTCCagagcctgcctgctgccccgCAAGGCAGCACTCTGCAAATCCAGGCCCTGCCTGCTGCCCAGCAGACGGGGACGATCCAGATCCAAGCCCTCCCGCATTCTCAACAGACTGGCTTCCTGCAGATCCAAAGCCTGCCGCTCCCCCAGAACACTGTCCAGATACAAAGTCTGCCCACTTCCCAGCCGACGGGCGCTGTGCAGATTCAGAACCTGTCCAGCTGCCCGGCGACAGGCACGATGCAGTTCCAAACACTTCAGCCTTCTCAGAAGGTGAACACAGTGCAATTCCAGGCTGTCTCGTCGTCCCAGCAGATGGGGACCCTGCAGATCCAAACCCTCAAGCCTGCCCAGCAAATGGGCCCGCTTCAACTGCAGGCCTTGCCGTCTGCTCAGCAGACCAGCCCCCTGCAGATCCAAAGCCTGTCCCCCTCCAGCCAATCCGTGACCGGGGTTGAaatccagggcctctccccttcccagcagCTGGACGGCACCATTCAGCTCCAGGGCTTGGTGTCCTCCCAGGAAGAGCAGCAGCTCCAGTCTTCTGAGGAGATAGCGAGCATCCAGCTTCAGACTCTGAGCCAACCTCAGGAGCTGAGTGAGGTGGAATCTGCTCTGTCCAGCTCCCACGAGCTCTCTGGGGTAGAGCTCCAGCAGGGATCCAGCGCCGAGGAggaaagccagaacttgattgtggTGCAGAATTCTCCTGGGGATGAACTGCTGGGGCCAGGCAGTGAGGTggagagcctggagggggtgcagGACATGCACTTTGAGACGCTGCAAACGGAGGAGGGGGTGCAGAATGTGTTGGTGCTGAGGGGCGCAGGGGGGGAGCAGACCCGCCTTTGTGTGCAGGAGGTGGAGAATATCCAGACAGTTCAAGAACTCCCTGGCCTCCAGCTGCAGGGTCCAGAGGGCGGCTCCGGGAGTGGACAGAACCTGCTGATCATCCGCAGTGCTCAAGGGGAACAGACCCTCCAAGTGCTGGAGAGCGTGCCGACGCTGCAGATTAACAGTCCGGAGAGCGCTCAGCCAGCCAGTGACGGTGGCAGCCCCTCTCAGATGGTGCAGCTTTTGCAAAGCCCAGGGGCCTCGCAGGGCCTGCCCTCCATCCAGATTGTGCAGACGGTCCCGAACATGCAGCTGGTACACACCTTCTGA
- the NAT14 gene encoding putative N-acetyltransferase 14, producing MPTLEPDQLSVREMREDEASMVLELLKDGFKDTENRLILYVLTRPLALLLMAVASSGLRFFLNSFVVALVVPVLLTVVALKLLLWRSPDLRQLYAYYNAGHRGLWVAVYDEDDICGCVALEPQDGEPRTAELKRLAVNRWYRRSGVGRRLLHFLEAQARAQGFKCLVAQVSVVTKAAIGLFESSGYQVSSGRRWLGYTVQQVFSKEL from the exons ATGCCTACCCTTGAACCTGACCAGCTGTCTGTCAGGGAAATGAGAGAGGATGAAGCATCAATGGTTTTGGAGCTTTTGAAG GACGGCTTCAAGGACACGGAGAACCGCTTGATATTGTACGTGCTGACGCGGCCCCTGGCGCTGCTCTTGATGGCGGTGGCCAGCAGCGGCCTGCGGTTCTTCCTGAACTCTTTCGTGGTCGCGCTCGTGGTGCCCGTGCTGCTCACGGTCGTGGCTCTGAAACTCCTCCTGTGGCGGTCGCCGGACCTGAGGCAACTGTACGCCTACTACAACGCTGGCCATCGTGGGCTCTGGGTGGCCGTGTACGACGAGGACGACATCTGTGGCTGCGTGGCGCTGGAGCCCCAGGACGGAGAGCCCCGCACTGCGGAGCTCAAACGCCTGGCCGTCAATCGCTGGTACCGGCGCTCGGGCGTGGGCCGCCGCCTCCTCCACTTCCTTGAAGCTCAGGCTCGCGCTCAGGGCTTCAAATGCCTGGTGGCTCAGGTCTCGGTGGTCACAAAGGCTGCCATTGGGCTTTTTGAAAGCAGCGGCTACCAAGTGAGCAGTGGGCGGAGGTGGCTGGGCTACACCGTTCAGCAAGTGTTCAGCAAGGAGCTGTAG
- the LOC143824985 gene encoding serine/threonine-protein kinase SBK1-like: MTLEGRRESVNPTVSAMKLIPGDITKRLEEMVLLTSQNLPQVEVTSSYTILRELGSGSYGHVLMAVHQRQGTPMALKFVHKKDTELQDFLSEYCIALTLGAHPCIATALGIAFQTPQHYVFAQELALANDFFSLMVPQVGVPERRVKRCALQLASALDYMETKGLVHRDVKPENVLLCDPECRRIKLTDFGLSCPQGHLIEALPESLPYTAPELCVLGPTARLEAQPSLDTWSLGVLLFCVLTGYFPWLTAMPADRHYRTFACWHRSPRFAPRPPHWERFTAPALEMLKGLLTPNPAHRCPAKEVMNHIKAPWLLPETQSRSQPSRDHLLGTQRRC, translated from the exons CCATGAAGCTCATCCCTGGCGACATCACGAAACGGCTGGAGGAGATGGTGTTGCTGACGTCTCAGAATCTGCCCCAGGTGGAAGTGACCAGCAGTTACACCATCCTCCGGGAGCTGGGCAGCGGCTCTTACGGCCACGTCCTGATGGCAGTCCACCAGCGCCAAG GGACGCCCATGGCGTTGAAATTTGTCCATAAGAAAGACACGGAGCTGCAAGATTTCCTGAGCGAATACTGCATCGCGCTGACCCTGGGGGCGCATCCCTGCATCGCCACGGCCCTCGGCATAGCCTTCCAGACCCCACAGCACTATGTCTTTGCCCAGGAGCTGGCCTTGGCCAACGACTTCTTCTCACTCATGGTGCCACAG GTTGGTGTGCCTGAACGGCGGGTCAAGCGCTGTGCTCTTCAGCTGGCGAGTGCCTTGGACTACATGGAGACCAAGGGGCTGGTCCACCgtgatgtcaaaccagagaacgTCCTGCTGTGTGATCCCGAGTGTCGGCGCATCAAGCTGACCGACTTTGGGCTGAGCTGCCCACAAGGCCACCTCATTGAGGCATTGCCGGAGAGTTTGCCCTACACGGCGCCAGAGCTGTGCGTCCTGGGCCCCACGGCTCGCCTGGAGGCCCAGCCCAGCCTTGACACGTGGTCCCTGGGAGTGCTCCTCTTCTGCGTGCTCACCGGCTACTTCCCCTGGCTCACGGCCATGCCCGCCGACCGGCATTACCGCACTTTCGCCTGCTGGCACCGCAGCCCTCGCTTTGCCCCACGGCCGCCCCACTGGGAACGTTTCACGGCCCCGGCGCTGGAGATGCTGAAGGGCCTGCTGACGCCCAACCCTGCTCACCGTTGCCCTGCCAAGGAGGTGATGAATCATATCAAAGCTCCTTGGCTGTTGCCAGAGACCCAGAGCCGGAGTCAGCCCAGCAGGGACCATCTTTTGGGCACTCAGCGGCGGTGCTGA
- the LOC143824981 gene encoding uncharacterized protein LOC143824981 isoform X1 → MGEASRGGARWLDQAVSVSEQVKSGAMVGAQQIEMQAAAVPVVAPAGGSAGGSSSDHQYECLECGKVFKWSSRLIHHQRTHTGERPYKCSECPKAFKGSSALLYHQRGHTGERPYKCGECGKAFKRSSLLQIHQSVHTGLRAFKCAQCGLAFKWSSHYQYHLRQHTGERPYPCPACDKAFKNSSSLRRHRHTHTGERPYVCPVCGKAFTQSTNLRQHQRVHTGERPYRCQDCGKAFTHSSNLALHCRSAHAARPAHTCVICGKAFASDAYLQRHLETHADVAPPAQLFLEESTATVEMLFRCSVCHLTFPLQEQLLTHQEVHLAPPEPPPLPPPPVQEEVTATCVASPVPPLACSVCSKTFKSAAGLARHQQSQHSSDRTYTCAVCERSFPALASLLGHQRSHPPAEHRLEEAEVTCPAQAEPAPAAAVTTPPPPERPYVCGECGKAFKGSSGLRYHLRDHTGERPYACGECGKAFKRSSLLRIHQRVHTGLRAFTCPTCGLAFKWASHYQYHLRQHTGERPYACQDCGKAFKNTSCLRRHQQLHTGERPFACQTCGKAFTQTSNLRQHQRVHTGERPYRCRDCGKAFTHSSNLALHRRTHSRERPFQCPVCSKAFVMASYLQRHLRTHNSPETPARPAAPSPAATQEVQIMPNLQATLNVEVSGSPAPAGPSNTQTFLLVQTAQGLQLIPSVQQPPQQQQLPPPPQNSPPKLILLPSPQVVPAAPAAPATFTLLPSTPVTPSKPGPARQSKSKKPVPLPPPPPPVSGGQNIILMPSSTGPSMQPLSNVHIQRTSGLQAGGQNVIVLQSLPEQQTGTVQIQAMPTVAPSTGTLQIQALQPSQQLQSLPAAPQGSTLQIQALPAAQQTGTIQIQALPHSQQTGFLQIQSLPLPQNTVQIQSLPTSQPTGAVQIQNLSSCPATGTMQFQTLQPSQKVNTVQFQAVSSSQQMGTLQIQTLKPAQQMGPLQLQALPSAQQTSPLQIQSLSPSSQSVTGVEIQGLSPSQQLDGTIQLQGLVSSQEEQQLQSSEEIASIQLQTLSQPQELSEVESALSSSHELSGVELQQGSSAEEESQNLIVVQNSPGDELLGPGSEVESLEGVQDMHFETLQTEEGVQNVLVLRGAGGEQTRLCVQEVENIQTVQELPGLQLQGPEGGSGSGQNLLIIRSAQGEQTLQVLESVPTLQINSPESAQPASDGGSPSQMVQLLQSPGASQGLPSIQIVQTVPNMQLVHTF, encoded by the exons ATGGGAGAAGCGTCACGGGGAGGGGCCCGCTGGTTGGACCAGGCCGTTAGTGTGAGCGAG CAGGTGAAGTCTGGTGCCATGGTGGGAGCCCAGCAGATAGAGATGCAGGCCGCGGCAGTGCCGGTTGTGGCCCCGGCAGGGGGCAGCGCTGGTGGGAGCAGCAGCGATCACCAGTATGAATGCCTGGAATGTGGCAAGGTGTTCAAGTGGTCTTCACGGCTCATCCACCACCAGAGGACTCATACGGGCGAGCGGCCTTACAAGTGCTCCGAGTGCCCCAAGGCCTTCAAGGGGTCATCGGCCTTGCTCTACCACCAGCGCGGGCACACGGGCGAGCGACCTTACAAGTGCGGCGAATGCGGCAAAGCGTTCAAACGTTCCTCATTGCTCCAGATCCACCAGAGCGTGCACACTGGCTTGCGCGCCTTCAAGTGTGCTCAGTGCGGCCTGGCCTTTAAGTGGTCCTCCCACTACCAGTACCACCTGCGCCAGCACACCGGGGAACGCCCCTACCCCTGCCCGGCGTGCGACAAGGCCTTTAAGAACTCCTCCAGCCTACGGCGGCACCGCCATACCCACACGGGAGAACGCCCTTACGTCTGCCCCGTCTGCGGCAAAGCCTTCACGCAGTCCACCAACCTGCGGCAGCACCAGCGCGTGCACACCGGCGAGAGGCCCTACCGGTGCCAGGACTGCGGAAAGGCCTTTACTCACTCTTCGAATCTGGCGCTCCACTGCCGATCGGCGCACGCCGCCCGCCCTGCCCACACCTGTGTCATCTGCGGCAAAGCCTTTGCCTCGGACGCCTACCTGCAGCGTCACTTGGAGACCCACGCCGATGTCGCCCCTCCAGCGCAGCTTTTCCTCGAGGAATCGACGGCCACTGTCGAGATGCTCTTCCGGTGCAGCGTCTGCCACCTCACCTTTCCCCTTCAGGAGCAGCTGCTGACCCaccaggaagtgcacctggccccGCCCGAGCCGCCACCTCTCCCCCCTCCGCCCGTGCAGGAGGAGGTGACGGCAACGTGCGTGGCGTCCCCCGTGCCCCCGTTGGCTTGCTCGGTGTGCAGCAAGACTTTCAAGAGCGCGGCGGGCTTGGCGCGGCACCAGCAGAGCCAGCACTCTTCCGATCGCACCTACACCTGCGCAGTGTGCGAGCGCTCTTTCCCGGCGCTGGCCAGCCTGCTGGGCCACCAGCGTTCCCACCCCCCAGCGGAGCACCGGCTGGAAGAGGCCGAGGTGACGTGCCCGGCACAGGCCGAGCCGGCGCCTGCCGCCGCAGTGaccacgccccctccccccgagcgGCCCTACGTTTGCGGGGAATGCGGGAAGgctttcaagggctcctccgGGCTGCGCTATCACCTGCGCGACCACACCGGGGAACGCCCGTATGCCTGCGGGGAGTGCGGGAAAGCCTTCAAGCGCTCTTCCTTGCTGCGGATTCACCAGCGGGTTCACACGGGGCTCCGTGCCTTCACCTGCCCCACATGTGGGCTGGCATTCAAGTGGGCCTCTCATTACCAGTACCATTTGCGGCAGCACACGGGGGAGCGCCCCTACGCTTGCCAGGACTGCGGGAAAGCCTTTAAGAACACCTCGTGCCTGCGCCGGCACCAGCAGCTGCACACCGGGGAGCGCCCCTTTGCCTGCCAGACCTGCGGCAAGGCGTTCACCCAGACGTCCAACCTGCGGCAGCACCAGCGAGTCCACACCGGCGAAAGGCCCTATCGTTGCCGGGACTGCGGGAAGGCCTTCACCCACTCCTCCAACCTGGCGCTGCACCGACGGACTCATTCGCGGGAGCGTCCCTTCCAGTGCCCGGTGTGCTCCAAGGCCTTCGTCATGGCCTCGTACTTGCAGCGCCACTTGCGCACCCACAACAGCCCGGagacgcccgcccgcccggctgcCCCCTCGCCCGCTGCCACTCAGGAGGTGCAAATCATGCCCAACCTGCAGGCCACGCTGAACGTGGAGGTGAGCGGCAGCCCAGCCCCAGCTGGCCCTTCCAACACGCAGACTTTCCTGCTGGTGCAGACGGCGCAGGGCCTGCAACTCATCCCCAGTGTGCAGCagccgccgcagcagcagcaactgCCACCGCCCCCCCAAAACTCACCCCCCAAACTGATCCTGCTGCCCAGCCCCCAAGTGGTACCCGCAGCGCCTGCGGCTCCGGCCACCTTTACCCTCTTGCCAAGCACCCCTGTCACCCCAAGCAAGCCTGGCCCAGCCCGGCAAAGCAAAAgcaagaagcctgttccactgccaccgccaccaccccCGGTGTCTGGTGGCCAGAACATCATTTTGATGCCCAGCAGCACTGGGCCCAGCATGCAGCCTCTCTCTAATGTGCACATCCAGAGGACTTCGGGGTTGCAGGCAGGCGGACAGAACGTTATTGTCCTCCAGAGTTTGCCCGAGCAGCAAACGGGTACGGTGCAGATCCAGGCCATGCCGACTGTCGCCCCTTCGACAGGCACGCTCCAGATCCAAGCCCTACAGCCCTCTCAGCAGCTCCagagcctgcctgctgccccgCAAGGCAGCACTCTGCAAATCCAGGCCCTGCCTGCTGCCCAGCAGACGGGGACGATCCAGATCCAAGCCCTCCCGCATTCTCAACAGACTGGCTTCCTGCAGATCCAAAGCCTGCCGCTCCCCCAGAACACTGTCCAGATACAAAGTCTGCCCACTTCCCAGCCGACGGGCGCTGTGCAGATTCAGAACCTGTCCAGCTGCCCGGCGACAGGCACGATGCAGTTCCAAACACTTCAGCCTTCTCAGAAGGTGAACACAGTGCAATTCCAGGCTGTCTCGTCGTCCCAGCAGATGGGGACCCTGCAGATCCAAACCCTCAAGCCTGCCCAGCAAATGGGCCCGCTTCAACTGCAGGCCTTGCCGTCTGCTCAGCAGACCAGCCCCCTGCAGATCCAAAGCCTGTCCCCCTCCAGCCAATCCGTGACCGGGGTTGAaatccagggcctctccccttcccagcagCTGGACGGCACCATTCAGCTCCAGGGCTTGGTGTCCTCCCAGGAAGAGCAGCAGCTCCAGTCTTCTGAGGAGATAGCGAGCATCCAGCTTCAGACTCTGAGCCAACCTCAGGAGCTGAGTGAGGTGGAATCTGCTCTGTCCAGCTCCCACGAGCTCTCTGGGGTAGAGCTCCAGCAGGGATCCAGCGCCGAGGAggaaagccagaacttgattgtggTGCAGAATTCTCCTGGGGATGAACTGCTGGGGCCAGGCAGTGAGGTggagagcctggagggggtgcagGACATGCACTTTGAGACGCTGCAAACGGAGGAGGGGGTGCAGAATGTGTTGGTGCTGAGGGGCGCAGGGGGGGAGCAGACCCGCCTTTGTGTGCAGGAGGTGGAGAATATCCAGACAGTTCAAGAACTCCCTGGCCTCCAGCTGCAGGGTCCAGAGGGCGGCTCCGGGAGTGGACAGAACCTGCTGATCATCCGCAGTGCTCAAGGGGAACAGACCCTCCAAGTGCTGGAGAGCGTGCCGACGCTGCAGATTAACAGTCCGGAGAGCGCTCAGCCAGCCAGTGACGGTGGCAGCCCCTCTCAGATGGTGCAGCTTTTGCAAAGCCCAGGGGCCTCGCAGGGCCTGCCCTCCATCCAGATTGTGCAGACGGTCCCGAACATGCAGCTGGTACACACCTTCTGA